One segment of Gammaproteobacteria bacterium DNA contains the following:
- a CDS encoding DUF1345 domain-containing protein → MDFPGGQSPDYWDFAYFSVTIGMMFQVLDVQIIGRRRRRLVMTHRVAAFFST, encoded by the coding sequence TTGGATTTTCCCGGAGGTCAATCGCCCGACTATTGGGACTTCGCCTATTTTTCCGTGACCATCGGCATGATGTTCCAGGTGTTGGATGTGCAAATAATCGGCCGCCGCCGGCGCCGGCTGGTCATGACTCACCGAGTGGCGGCGTTTTTTTCAACGTGA
- a CDS encoding BON domain-containing protein, which produces MNMLRICAIAALMFSTIGLAACGNPHSGAAETAGRNVDQAARSAGNAVGAAAANTGQAVTDTAITTQVKAAIMAEPGLKVMQIGVDTTNGVVTLTGTVNSQRDSDRVATVAKGVNGVSGVKNELAVNSGGQSV; this is translated from the coding sequence ATGAATATGTTACGCATATGCGCTATCGCGGCGCTGATGTTTTCTACGATCGGACTCGCGGCGTGCGGCAATCCGCATTCCGGTGCTGCTGAGACCGCCGGCCGGAATGTGGATCAGGCAGCACGCAGTGCCGGCAACGCGGTTGGTGCGGCCGCCGCCAACACTGGCCAGGCGGTTACCGATACCGCCATTACCACCCAGGTCAAGGCGGCCATCATGGCGGAGCCGGGCCTCAAGGTCATGCAGATCGGTGTGGATACCACCAACGGCGTGGTCACTCTAACGGGCACAGTCAACTCGCAACGCGACAGTGACAGAGTCGCGACCGTCGCCAAGGGTGTGAATGGTGTAAGCGGCGTTAAAAACGAACTCGCGGTCAACTCCGGCGGCCAAAGCGTCTAG
- a CDS encoding OmpA family protein, whose translation MKASRILGVSSVAILILLTATPLAVAQDSGWYIGANIGQSRAKIDNSQITRNLLGEGFAVTSLSNDDRTTGYKLFGGYQFNKYFALEGGYFDLGTFGFSAATLPPGTLNGSTRIKGLNLDAVGFLPFTQSFSAFGRVGLDYAQARDSFAGTGFVNVLNANPSTRNTYYKFGVGLQYALTQSFALRAEVERYRVNDAIGNKGDIDLVSLGLVYSFAKPAAPAETAAASPAETVVAAPVSTPAQITRQYCSSLDIQFEINQSDIQRGMQEKLRVLGTFMSNHPETTAVIEGNTDNVGTPQANMKLSQDRAQSVVSYLVNSFAIAPSRLKAVGYGDTRPIADNSTDAGRRLNRRIEAVIPCVTDVTGLAVMPARLTTLSLPIEFGQNQADVKPQYRDDLRQVADFLKANQAVVATVEGNTDNLQPTAEIAMKISQLRAQNVVNYLVDNFGIARSRLTAVGFGQTRRFAYNTSVAGRQQNRRVNVIFSYPSSN comes from the coding sequence ATGAAGGCATCAAGAATTTTAGGAGTGTCGAGTGTGGCGATACTCATATTGTTGACTGCGACTCCGCTCGCGGTGGCGCAGGACTCCGGCTGGTACATTGGCGCCAATATTGGGCAGTCAAGGGCAAAAATTGATAACTCACAGATAACCCGCAACCTGCTCGGCGAAGGGTTTGCCGTGACCTCTCTCAGCAATGATGATCGGACCACCGGCTACAAGCTCTTTGGCGGGTATCAGTTCAATAAATATTTTGCCCTTGAAGGCGGCTATTTCGACTTGGGTACATTTGGTTTTTCCGCGGCCACTCTGCCGCCGGGAACATTGAACGGGAGCACCAGAATCAAAGGCCTGAACCTTGACGCCGTTGGATTTCTTCCCTTCACCCAAAGTTTCTCGGCATTTGGCCGGGTGGGGTTGGACTATGCGCAAGCCAGAGATTCGTTTGCCGGAACGGGTTTTGTCAATGTCCTCAATGCCAACCCCAGCACGCGCAATACCTACTACAAGTTCGGTGTCGGACTGCAGTATGCCCTCACCCAATCCTTCGCTTTGCGCGCCGAAGTGGAACGCTACCGTGTTAATGACGCCATCGGAAACAAAGGCGACATTGATCTTGTCTCGCTTGGGTTGGTGTACAGTTTTGCGAAACCAGCCGCGCCGGCCGAAACTGCGGCTGCGTCGCCGGCCGAGACCGTCGTTGCGGCTCCCGTGTCGACTCCGGCGCAAATTACCCGGCAGTACTGCAGCAGCCTTGACATCCAGTTCGAAATCAATCAGAGCGATATCCAGCGCGGTATGCAGGAAAAGCTGCGCGTACTGGGCACCTTCATGAGCAATCACCCCGAAACTACGGCAGTCATCGAGGGCAATACCGACAATGTGGGAACGCCGCAGGCGAACATGAAACTATCTCAGGATCGGGCCCAGAGCGTAGTCAGCTATCTCGTGAACAGCTTTGCCATCGCCCCTTCCCGGCTGAAGGCGGTGGGATATGGAGATACGCGCCCAATTGCGGACAACAGCACTGACGCCGGGAGACGGCTGAACCGTCGAATTGAAGCTGTTATCCCGTGTGTGACGGATGTCACGGGCCTCGCGGTGATGCCAGCCCGGCTTACCACCCTGTCACTACCCATCGAGTTTGGTCAAAACCAGGCCGATGTAAAACCGCAGTACCGTGACGATCTTCGGCAAGTGGCGGATTTCCTGAAAGCCAACCAGGCGGTCGTCGCAACAGTGGAAGGCAACACCGATAATCTGCAGCCGACTGCAGAGATAGCGATGAAAATTTCCCAGCTCCGCGCCCAGAATGTAGTGAATTATCTGGTGGATAACTTCGGAATTGCACGTTCGCGGCTCACCGCCGTGGGCTTCGGCCAGACTCGCCGTTTCGCCTACAACACGAGTGTTGCGGGACGACAGCAGAACCGCCGGGTCAACGTTATCTTTAGCTACCCGAGTTCGAACTGA
- a CDS encoding ice-binding family protein, translated as MIRIKSYGEFLLWPAAILVCALLAGCPGNEGQSPILGLHGGVALAPTVTAVAPINDATGVPINNTIINATFSEPMAAITASGASFVVTCSGPCTNPTGNVALDATGRTAVYTLTAGTTLAPLTLYTVTITGAQSLATGLPLARPFVWHFTTGDTPDTTRPRVTLTAPATTSPGPTANVPTNTAITAVFTEDMDPTTITAASFTVTCAGSCVSPTGTVSYIAGSRTAVFKPAGLLTAGATYTATITTAATDVAGNGLAGNQSPLPAASDYVWTFTTAAPVSSANISVVSTVPAPGSTSACPNGAINATFDVPSGLRMDPLTVNSTTFTVTGPGPGFTPVTAASVVLDAATGRIATFTPLSPLSAGVTYTATILGGANGVEDLASPANEMASAYTWTFTVSAAGGNCLPPIALASVAPFGTFGGSAGMTNSGTLTIINGDIGTTAASTSVTGFHDAGPGCTYTETPLNTGVVNGQIYTAAPPPTVGCPSEGTAVTFAIATQARADALSAYNALVAQPAGPDPGAGNLANLVLTPGVYTAVSGSFMIQGGDLTLDAQGNANAVWVFQMATSLTVGGPGATAPASIILVNGAQAKNVYWQVGSAATINAAGGGTMVGTIICQAGAAFSTAGNTTPVTLNGRVLSLGAAVTLVNTVINVPSP; from the coding sequence ATGATCAGAATCAAGAGTTACGGCGAGTTTCTGTTGTGGCCGGCAGCAATTCTGGTGTGCGCCTTGCTGGCAGGATGCCCCGGCAATGAAGGTCAAAGCCCCATCCTTGGTTTACACGGCGGTGTCGCACTTGCGCCGACCGTGACCGCCGTCGCGCCGATCAATGATGCAACGGGCGTTCCCATCAACAACACCATTATCAATGCCACATTCAGCGAGCCAATGGCGGCGATTACCGCGAGTGGCGCGAGCTTTGTCGTGACATGCTCCGGACCCTGCACTAACCCCACCGGGAACGTGGCGCTTGATGCCACCGGCCGAACTGCCGTTTATACGCTCACCGCCGGAACCACTCTTGCGCCACTCACCCTCTATACGGTGACCATTACCGGCGCCCAAAGCCTTGCTACGGGTTTGCCATTGGCGCGCCCCTTCGTGTGGCATTTCACTACCGGTGACACGCCGGATACGACCCGGCCAAGAGTGACGCTTACCGCTCCGGCTACGACCAGTCCGGGTCCAACAGCCAATGTGCCCACCAACACGGCGATTACGGCGGTGTTCACCGAGGACATGGATCCAACAACGATCACCGCGGCCAGTTTTACGGTGACTTGCGCGGGCTCGTGTGTGTCTCCCACAGGCACCGTAAGCTATATAGCCGGATCCAGAACCGCAGTGTTTAAACCGGCGGGTCTGTTGACGGCAGGCGCGACCTATACCGCCACGATCACCACGGCCGCGACGGACGTGGCAGGCAACGGCTTGGCCGGCAATCAGTCGCCACTGCCTGCGGCGAGCGACTACGTCTGGACGTTCACTACGGCCGCCCCGGTCTCCTCGGCGAATATTTCAGTAGTTTCCACTGTGCCTGCCCCCGGGAGCACTTCTGCCTGCCCCAACGGGGCTATCAACGCCACCTTTGACGTGCCCTCCGGTTTGCGCATGGATCCTCTAACCGTGAACAGCACTACATTTACTGTGACCGGACCGGGGCCTGGCTTTACTCCCGTCACAGCGGCATCGGTGGTCCTCGACGCCGCCACTGGCCGTATCGCCACCTTTACACCGTTGAGTCCGCTGTCTGCTGGTGTTACTTACACCGCCACTATTTTGGGCGGCGCCAACGGAGTCGAGGACTTGGCAAGTCCCGCCAATGAAATGGCGAGCGCTTACACATGGACCTTTACCGTTAGTGCGGCGGGCGGGAACTGCCTGCCACCGATAGCCCTTGCCTCGGTGGCGCCGTTCGGCACGTTCGGAGGCTCCGCCGGAATGACCAACTCAGGGACCCTGACGATAATCAATGGTGACATCGGGACCACTGCCGCCTCCACCTCGGTGACGGGATTCCACGATGCAGGACCGGGATGCACCTATACCGAAACTCCGCTTAACACCGGAGTGGTAAACGGACAGATATACACGGCTGCACCGCCCCCGACCGTCGGCTGCCCTTCTGAGGGCACGGCAGTCACCTTCGCGATTGCGACGCAGGCGCGCGCCGATGCACTGAGCGCATATAACGCCTTGGTGGCACAACCAGCCGGGCCCGATCCCGGTGCCGGTAACCTCGCCAACTTGGTGCTCACTCCCGGTGTTTACACCGCGGTGTCCGGTTCGTTCATGATTCAGGGTGGAGATTTGACTCTCGATGCCCAGGGCAATGCGAATGCGGTGTGGGTGTTCCAGATGGCGACCTCACTGACCGTCGGCGGCCCGGGAGCAACGGCCCCGGCGAGCATCATTCTGGTCAACGGTGCCCAGGCCAAGAATGTCTATTGGCAAGTGGGCAGTGCCGCAACGATCAACGCGGCCGGCGGCGGGACCATGGTTGGAACCATCATCTGCCAAGCAGGCGCCGCGTTCTCGACCGCCGGCAACACCACGCCAGTGACTCTGAACGGCAGAGTGCTGTCGCTGGGCGCAGCAGTCACGCTGGTGAATACGGTCATTAACGTACCCAGTCCATAA
- a CDS encoding Crp/Fnr family transcriptional regulator — protein MPVGEAHSPKENLLLNALPADGYARLQPQLQLTPLPLGESVYESGNEMTHMFFPVDSIISLLYVMANGASAEIAVTGYEGLVGISLFMGGRSTPNRAVVQSAGHAYRLPSEVVRHEFDNNPPFQHLMLRYTQALLTQTAQTAVCNRHHSVEQQLCRWLLLSFDRLRTNELHMTQELIANMLGVRREGVTEAAGHLQTAGLIHYSRGHITMLNRSGLEVRVCECYRVVKQEYDRLLPNTTSL, from the coding sequence ATGCCTGTGGGAGAAGCTCATAGTCCTAAAGAGAACCTGCTGCTGAACGCCCTGCCGGCAGACGGCTACGCGCGCCTGCAGCCCCAGTTGCAACTGACCCCGCTGCCGCTGGGCGAATCCGTCTATGAATCCGGCAACGAGATGACACACATGTTTTTCCCCGTGGACAGCATCATTTCACTGCTGTATGTCATGGCCAACGGCGCTTCCGCGGAAATCGCCGTGACAGGCTATGAGGGACTGGTGGGGATCTCGCTGTTCATGGGCGGGCGCAGTACGCCCAACCGCGCCGTGGTGCAAAGCGCCGGCCACGCTTACCGGCTGCCCTCCGAGGTGGTGCGTCACGAGTTTGACAACAACCCGCCATTCCAGCATCTCATGCTGCGTTACACCCAGGCGCTGCTCACCCAGACCGCGCAGACGGCGGTCTGCAATCGTCATCATAGCGTCGAACAGCAACTGTGCCGCTGGCTGTTGCTGAGCTTTGATCGTCTGCGCACGAACGAGCTGCACATGACGCAGGAACTCATCGCCAACATGCTGGGGGTGCGCCGCGAAGGCGTGACCGAAGCCGCCGGACACCTGCAGACGGCCGGTCTGATCCATTACAGCCGCGGTCACATCACGATGCTGAATAGATCCGGCCTGGAAGTGCGCGTGTGCGAATGCTACCGCGTCGTCAAGCAGGAATACGACCGGCTGCTGCCGAACACGACCTCACTCTGA
- a CDS encoding fatty acid desaturase: MFMIHGLFGLPVWAAFVIAPVFIHLTIVSVTLFLHRDQTHRGLELHPAVRHVFRFWLWLTTGMVTREWVAVHRKHHACCETKDDPHSPRVKGLLKVLLEGAELYRAEAAHPETIAQYGRGTVDDWMERHLYSRHSQLGIGLLLVVDLLLLGLPGITLWAVQMLAIPVLAAGVVNGVGHYAGYRNFECKDAATNVVPWGIIIGGEELHNNHHAFPSSAKFSQQPWEFDLGWSYIRMLEKLRLVKVRRVAPEPVIVARHGPVSVDTVQAVIVNRMHVLRKYIREVIRPAVETERQNAGLEGRGWLAHARRLLTRDETLLDARGRTRLQETLARSPRLRTVYEFRRRLQALWENNTLSNESLLQQFKDWCAQAENAHIATLREFAQRLRGFTLRPV, encoded by the coding sequence ATGTTCATGATCCACGGGCTTTTTGGTTTACCTGTCTGGGCTGCATTCGTGATCGCCCCTGTCTTTATCCACCTCACGATCGTCTCGGTTACCCTGTTTTTACACCGCGATCAGACCCATCGTGGCCTGGAGTTGCACCCCGCGGTGCGGCATGTGTTCCGCTTCTGGTTGTGGCTGACCACCGGCATGGTCACGCGTGAATGGGTGGCGGTACATCGCAAACATCACGCCTGCTGCGAAACCAAGGATGACCCGCACAGTCCGCGCGTCAAGGGTCTCCTCAAAGTGCTGCTGGAGGGCGCCGAGTTGTATCGCGCCGAGGCGGCGCATCCTGAAACGATTGCCCAATATGGACGCGGTACCGTGGATGACTGGATGGAGCGGCACCTGTACAGCCGGCACAGCCAGCTCGGTATCGGCTTGCTGTTGGTCGTTGATTTGCTACTGCTCGGCTTGCCGGGCATTACGCTGTGGGCGGTCCAAATGCTGGCAATTCCGGTGCTGGCCGCTGGCGTGGTGAACGGCGTCGGCCATTATGCCGGTTATCGCAATTTCGAGTGTAAAGACGCTGCCACCAATGTTGTACCCTGGGGCATCATCATCGGCGGCGAAGAGTTGCACAACAACCATCATGCCTTTCCGAGCTCTGCGAAATTCTCACAGCAGCCGTGGGAATTCGACCTTGGTTGGAGCTACATTCGTATGCTGGAAAAACTGCGTCTGGTCAAGGTAAGACGTGTGGCGCCGGAGCCCGTGATCGTCGCGCGCCACGGACCGGTGAGCGTCGACACAGTGCAAGCGGTCATCGTAAACCGCATGCACGTATTGCGTAAGTACATCCGCGAGGTCATCCGTCCAGCGGTCGAAACTGAGAGACAGAACGCCGGCCTTGAGGGTCGCGGGTGGCTCGCGCATGCACGTCGCTTGCTGACACGTGACGAGACGCTTTTGGATGCGCGCGGCCGCACGCGTCTGCAGGAGACATTGGCACGCAGCCCGCGGTTGCGCACCGTATATGAGTTCCGCCGTCGGTTGCAGGCACTATGGGAAAACAACACGCTGTCGAATGAAAGTCTATTGCAACAGTTCAAGGATTGGTGCGCGCAGGCGGAAAACGCGCATATCGCTACGTTGCGTGAATTTGCGCAACGTCTGCGTGGGTTTACGCTGCGACCGGTTTGA
- a CDS encoding Crp/Fnr family transcriptional regulator, with translation MYASPQDNYLLKSLPEEVYARLLPELEPVQFFLGQSVYESGNTMEYVYFPADCIVSLVHLMNNDTSAEIAIVGFEGVVGISLFLGGGSAPSRGVVQNAGTAYRLKASRLNAEFDAGGGFQKILLCYTQALIAQMSQTAVCNRHHTLEQQLCRWVLLSIDRLPTDEMKMTELLVANMLGIRDGAVSSVAEKLQFARLIQYRHGNLKVLDRTGLEILVCECYDVVKNEYLRLLPGMENHQRVVPR, from the coding sequence ATGTACGCAAGTCCGCAGGACAATTACCTGCTGAAGTCGTTGCCGGAAGAGGTGTATGCGCGTCTGCTGCCCGAGCTGGAACCAGTCCAGTTTTTCCTGGGCCAATCCGTGTACGAATCCGGCAATACCATGGAATACGTGTATTTCCCGGCGGACTGCATCGTGTCGCTTGTGCACCTCATGAACAACGACACTTCGGCGGAAATCGCCATCGTGGGCTTCGAGGGCGTGGTGGGCATCTCGCTGTTCCTGGGCGGCGGAAGCGCCCCCAGCCGCGGAGTGGTGCAAAACGCCGGTACCGCCTATCGCTTGAAAGCCAGCAGGTTGAATGCCGAATTTGATGCGGGCGGCGGCTTTCAGAAAATACTGCTTTGCTATACCCAGGCGCTGATCGCGCAAATGTCGCAAACCGCGGTCTGCAACCGCCACCACACACTCGAGCAGCAATTGTGCCGTTGGGTACTCCTGAGCATTGACCGGCTGCCCACCGACGAGATGAAAATGACCGAACTGCTGGTAGCCAATATGCTTGGCATCCGGGACGGAGCCGTATCAAGCGTGGCTGAAAAACTGCAATTTGCACGCTTGATTCAGTATCGGCACGGCAATCTCAAGGTGCTCGACCGTACTGGCCTGGAAATCCTGGTCTGCGAATGCTATGACGTCGTGAAGAACGAATACCTGCGCCTGCTTCCGGGAATGGAGAATCACCAGCGTGTCGTTCCGCGGTAG
- a CDS encoding cupin domain-containing protein, with protein sequence MDSSMIKVGQLGIKYIVDGTSTSSLGVFELTVPPGSNVPPPHSHSNNEECVYVLEGTLRYSVGSETRDLAVGQSMSTPKGVAHAFANPFATTARALIMQSPDIGAQYFRDVAAVVNAGGPPDKAALLAVMTNYGLVLAAPK encoded by the coding sequence ATGGATTCATCTATGATCAAGGTAGGCCAGCTCGGCATCAAATACATCGTTGATGGAACAAGCACTTCAAGCCTAGGCGTGTTTGAGTTAACGGTCCCACCAGGTTCGAATGTACCGCCTCCACACAGTCATTCGAACAACGAAGAGTGCGTCTATGTTCTTGAAGGAACTTTACGATACTCGGTCGGCTCTGAAACGCGAGATCTTGCAGTGGGGCAAAGCATGAGCACCCCGAAGGGTGTCGCTCATGCCTTCGCAAATCCTTTCGCTACCACTGCAAGAGCACTAATCATGCAGTCGCCGGATATCGGTGCTCAATATTTCAGAGACGTTGCTGCTGTAGTCAATGCGGGTGGTCCGCCGGACAAAGCTGCCCTTCTGGCTGTCATGACAAATTACGGCTTAGTCCTGGCGGCTCCAAAGTGA
- a CDS encoding helix-turn-helix transcriptional regulator codes for MNKFSPAKKRVDVTPGESVRIIRELQGLSQNQLASLCGIPQTTISSIETGRVNLGVERAKVLGIALRCHPAVLVFPGWQLESAA; via the coding sequence ATGAACAAATTCAGTCCTGCCAAGAAACGTGTGGATGTCACGCCCGGCGAGTCGGTCCGAATCATCCGTGAGCTCCAGGGGCTCAGCCAGAATCAACTGGCATCGCTCTGTGGTATTCCACAGACCACGATCTCAAGTATCGAAACCGGCCGGGTCAACTTGGGTGTCGAGCGTGCCAAGGTGCTGGGCATTGCGCTGCGCTGTCATCCGGCTGTTCTTGTGTTCCCGGGTTGGCAACTCGAGTCTGCCGCATAA
- a CDS encoding transposase, translated as MARLPRFCLPGVPQHVIQRGNNRQPCFAATSDYRFYLECVRAASRRYGCTVHAYVLMTNHAHLLVTPSQKDTLSRFMQHIGRRYVQYFNFCYRRAGTLWEGRYKASLVETERYVLTCYRYIELNPVRAGMVADPSEYRWSSYRRNAFNEKDEVVVPHELYTALGTDPLSRCTAYRELLRTQLDGATLQTIRECLNQEVVLGNDRFREHIHNALARRAKPSRRGRPVKQSRSPGNFE; from the coding sequence ATGGCGCGCCTGCCACGCTTCTGCTTACCCGGCGTTCCGCAGCATGTCATTCAACGCGGTAACAATCGTCAACCGTGTTTCGCGGCCACCAGCGATTATCGCTTTTATCTCGAATGTGTACGCGCTGCATCCAGACGATACGGCTGTACGGTGCATGCCTATGTCTTGATGACCAATCACGCCCACCTCTTGGTGACGCCTTCCCAAAAGGACACGCTCTCTCGCTTTATGCAGCATATCGGCCGGCGGTATGTTCAGTACTTCAACTTCTGTTATCGACGCGCCGGCACTCTCTGGGAAGGCCGCTATAAAGCAAGTCTGGTGGAAACCGAAAGGTATGTGCTGACCTGCTACCGATATATTGAACTGAATCCGGTCCGGGCTGGAATGGTGGCCGATCCCTCTGAATATCGGTGGTCAAGCTATCGTCGCAATGCCTTTAATGAGAAGGACGAGGTCGTTGTTCCCCACGAACTTTACACTGCATTGGGCACCGATCCATTGTCTCGCTGTACGGCCTACCGAGAGCTGCTTCGGACGCAACTCGACGGGGCAACCTTACAGACCATCCGCGAATGTCTGAATCAGGAGGTTGTGCTGGGTAACGACCGCTTCAGGGAACACATTCACAATGCCCTTGCGCGTCGAGCCAAACCTAGCCGTCGTGGACGACCAGTAAAACAAAGCCGATCACCTGGGAATTTTGAGTGA